From the genome of Desmodus rotundus isolate HL8 chromosome 2, HLdesRot8A.1, whole genome shotgun sequence, one region includes:
- the CHST2 gene encoding carbohydrate sulfotransferase 2, which translates to MSRSPLGALPPGAPPRLLPAAPAAAARALLPPWPRRPGRRWPASPLGMKVFRRKALVLCAGYALLLVLTMLNLLDYKWHKEPLQQCSPDVPLGAAAGAAGDGWGRPGPPPAVSRRAHAGLDPRTPYRPLAAVVGAAPAAAAGAAAPSGNSTRGTRGVEDKRQLVYVFTTWRSGSSFFGELFNQNPEVFFLYEPVWHVWQKLYPGDAVSLQGAARDMLSALYRCDLSVFQLYSPAGSGGRNLTTLGIFGAATNKVVCSSPLCPAYRKEVVGLVDDRVCKKCPPQRLARFEEECRKYRTLVIKGVRVFDVAVLAPLLRDPSLDLKVIHLVRDPRAVASSRIRSRHGLIRESLQVVRSRDPRAHRMPFLEAAGHKLGGKKEGVGGPADYHALGAMEVICNSMAKTLQTALQPPDWLQGHYLVVRYEDLVGDPVKTLRRVYDFVGLLVSPEMEQFALNMTSGSGSSSKPFVVSARNATQAANAWRTALTFQQIKQVEEFCYQPMAVLGYERVNSPEEVKDLSKTLLRKPQL; encoded by the coding sequence ATGAGCCGCAGCCCGCTGGGAGCTTTGCCCCCGGGCGCGCCCCCCCGGTTGCTCCCGGCCGCGCCTGCTGCCGCGGCGCGCGCCCTGCTCCCGCCGTGGCCCCGGCGCCCGGGCCGACGGTGGCCCGCGTCGCCGCTCGGAATGAAGGTGTTCCGTAGGAAGGCGCTGGTGCTTTGCGCGGGCTATGCGCTGCTGCTTGTGCTAACCATGCTCAATCTCCTGGACTACAAGTGGCACAAGGAGCCGCTACAGCAGTGCAGCCCCGACGTGCCACTAGGTGCCGCGGCGGGAGCGGCTGGGGACGGCTGGGGGCGCCCGGGGCCTCCTCCAGCTGTGTCTCGCCGCGCGCACGCGGGTTTGGACCCCCGCACCCCGTACCGCCCTCTCGCCGCCGTCGTCGGTGCGGCTCCCGCAGCTGCGGCAGGGGCCGCGGCCCCTTCTGGTAATAGCACTCGGGGTACCAGGGGTGTCGAGGACAAGAGGCAGTTGGTGTATGTGTTCACCACGTGGCGCTCGGGCTCGTCCTTCTTTGGTGAGCTCTTCAACCAGAACCCCGAGGTATTCTTCCTCTACGAGCCAGTGTGGCACGTGTGGCAAAAACTCTACCCAGGGGACGCCGTTTCCCTACAAGGGGCAGCGCGGGACATGCTGAGCGCTCTCTATCGCTGTGACCTCTCAGTATTCCAGCTGTACAGCCCCGCTGGCAGCGGAGGGCGTAACCTCACCACGCTGGGCATTTTCGGCGCAGCCACCAACAAGGTTGTGTGCTCTTCGCCTCTCTGCCCTGCCTATCGCAAGGAGGTCGTGGGGCTGGTGGACGACCGCGTGTGCAAGAAGTGTCCACCGCAGCGCCTGGCGCGTTTCGAGGAGGAGTGTCGCAAGTACCGCACTCTAGTCATCAAAGGTGTGCGTGTCTTTGATGTGGCAGTTCTGGCACCGCTGCTGCGTGACCCGTCCCTGGACCTCAAGGTCATCCACTTAGTGCGTGATCCCCGTGCTGTGGCCAGCTCACGTATCCGCTCGCGCCACGGTCTCATCCGTGAGAGCCTGCAGGTGGTCCGCAGCCGGGACCCGAGAGCCCATCGCATGCCGTTCCTGGAGGCTGCAGGCCACAAACTGGGCGGCAAGAAGGAGGGTGTGGGTGGACCAGCAGATTACCATGCACTGGGCGCTATGGAggtcatttgcaacagcatggccAAGACATTGCAGACTGCTCTGCAGCCTCCTGACTGGCTGCAAGGTCATTACCTGGTGGTGAGGTACGAGGACCTGGTGGGAGACCCCGTCAAGACCCTACGGAGGGTGTACGACTTTGTGGGGCTGCTGGTGAGCCCTGAAATGGAGCAGTTTGCCTTGAACATGACCAGTGGTTCGGGCTCCTCCTCTAAGCCTTTTGTGGTGTCTGCGCGCAACGCCACACAGGCTGCCAACGCATGGCGGACTGCCCTCACCTTTCAGCAGATCAAACAGGTGGAGGAGTTTTGCTATCAGCCCATGGCTGTGCTGGGTTATGAGCGGGTTAATAGCCCGGAGGAGGTCAAAGACCTCAGCAAGACCCTCCTGCGCAAGCCCCAGCTCTGA